In Nostoc piscinale CENA21, the genomic stretch GAAGCCGCCGCATCAGGCCACAGCTTAATTTGCGGAAAACCCGGAATTACTAGCGGCTGTTGTTTACCAACTTGAATTGCCAAAACATCATCTGTCAAAATGCTATATCCGTAAGCGTGAAAACATTCCGCTAAGGTTGACTTGCCAAAACCTGAGTCTGCCATAAAGGCAACTGCACTACCATTAATGACTACACTACTAGCATGAAGTACAAGCAAGCCCCTCTGTCTGAGCAATACGCAAATAATCACACCCAACAGAAACGTCCGAATTAATGCTTCATCAACACCAGGGTTGGGATCAAGAACAATTTCTTTACCATCTTTCACCAACACCATACCGAATTCGTCAATTCTCGCGAATAAGTAATTGCCTCCATCACTACGCTTTTGTTGTGGATCATTGAGCTTACCAAAACGGATCACTACATCTGCTGGTTTGTCACTGGGGATGAGTTCAGGTAAGGGTAGTTCAGAGTGAATGCCTAAGTTGTATGCGGTGTAAACGTGCATCGGAAATACTGTTGGATGAGGAGTGAATAATTATTTTATTTACGCAAAACTCAGTTTTCTAACGCTTTTTAATTGACAAAGCCCTGATAATCTGTAATAAAGGAAGCCATCAGGAAATAGCGTTCCTGATGTTTCCAAACATCTCATTTAGATTTTGCAGTAATCCTAAAAAAACCTAGTTTTTAGGATTACTTATTTACTAGCTCTAGATTTGATTTAGGGATAATAGTATCAGTGATGCTATTACACCTATATCTTTACTCAAGCTATGGTTGGGGAATAAGTACCCCATTTTGAGAACCATCTAGTCCTAGTACTTCACCAGGAATCTGAGTAGGATCGTTACCGATTTGGAAAGTATCTTTTGGACCTGGTCTACCAAAAGCGTGGGTAATGTTTTCAACACTACCGTAGTTTGTTAATTTGGGTGCTTCGTAAGTTTTTTTCATTGTTTGAGTCTCCTGTTGGTTTTTTGATTTCTTACTAAACTAGATATTGGCTTTGAAACATTCACCAACTCAGTCTAGGTAGGAGCAGGTTAAAAATAAACTGCCCCTAGTCAGACTTATGGTTTTAATGGGGATATAATTCAGATCCAGAGCAAGTGTTCAATATATTTATCTTCCTCGATCTCTACCTACGGGAATAAGTATTCCATTACCAGCAGAACCACTTAGTCCTAGTATTTCGGCAGGAAACTGAGTCGGATTATTGCCGATTTGAAAAGTATCTTTTGCACCATCACTGCCAAAAGCATTAGTAATATCTTGAACATTACCGTAGTTTTTTACTTGAGGAGCTTCGTAGACTTTTTTCATATTTTCTGTCTTTTGCTGGCTTCGTTTATCTCTAACTGGAACATATAGCCGTAGTCACTTAGGGTAGGTCAATATTGATTACTCAAAGCCTTATAGCTAATTGGTTGATACTTAGCACTTTGCTATAAATATTGGCTTGGAGTCCTCCCAACTTCAGTCTAGGTAGGAGCAGGCTATAAATGCACTGCCCCTAGTCAGACCTATGGTTTGTTTTAGTTATGATTTAGCCAAAGAGCGAGGGTAACAAATTACCAAATTGGTATTGTTTCGCTGTTCTTGGTCTTAGCGATTGGGAATGAGTACTCCATTTTGGGAACCACTGAGTCCAATGGTTGAACCAGGAACAGGAGTAGGATTACTTCCAATTAAGAAAGTGTCTCTTCCACCTGCTCTACCAAAAGCATTAGTAACGCTTTGAACACTACCGTAGTTTGTGAGTTGAGGAGCTGCGTAAGCTTTTTTCATTGTTAAGTCTCCTGTTTGTTTTGTTGGTTTTTGACTGGACTAGATATTGGCTTTGAGATTTCACCAAATTAGTCTAGGTAGGAGCAGGCTGAAACTGCACTGCCCCTAGTCCGACTTATGGTTTTTTGGGTATGATTCAGCCACAGAGAAAGTGTTAAAGCTTTCCAAACTGGTAATGTTGAATCATCGTTTATATCCTCTGATGTAGATATAAGGTTGTTGTAGAATCTGTGTAGGGATTTGAGATCCACAAATTCTTGAATATTACTGACATCACTAGTCATCACTTCATCTAGTAGCTGGCGATCAAAATGTAATAATCCGCGTTGGAAGTTTGGTGTCATATCTGTTTTGCCACCACGCCATTGCACTTCTTGGGGAAGAATACCATCTAAAGCTCTCCGCATAATGAAGCGAGACCATCCTTGATGGAGTTTTTGCTCTGGTGGTAAAGATAGGCAAAATTCAATCAAGCGTTTATCCATAAAGGGATGACGCGACTCTAGAGAAAATGCCGCAGCACATAAATCTCCTAATTCCAGTACTGTGGTAAACAAGGCGGAATTTAAGGTACGCCACTGTTCTTCTCTAACTGTAATTGCCGGATTTTGGTCTTGTTCTGGAGATGATGTGAGGGGATTTATCCCGATTTGTTGGGCGAATTGCGGGTTGATTAAAGAAGTGACTTGGGGTTGATTTTGTTTATAACCCCGGAGCGATCGCCAAATCTTCAAGATATACTCAGGAACTAAGGGTTTAATTCCATATCTGACAAACAATCTCCGCCGCGACACTCGAAAGTGCTGTCCAATTTGCCAAGCAGTCTTCCCAAAGGTGAGATATTTTCTCTGTTTGACTAATTCTTGTAAGTAGGTAATGGCATATTGATAAAAAAGGGCGGCTAGTGATGTATTAAAGTGTTGCGATATGGCTTTAGCTTCTTGGATAAATTGCTGCCATTTGCCTTGACGTGCTAACTCTGCAAAGTATGTCACACCATGAGATACGGTTGTATCACCATCAAAACCATCTAAAGAAATGCGAATACCTGCTTGCTGGGTGGCACGATTTAACCCCCACACGAGAAAATGGCTAGGCCCAATAAAGGGTTCTTCCATATATTGATAGTATTTCTGCCATTCTGATAAGGGGCCTGATTGATCAGCATGGACGTAATGAGGGACAAATCCACCTTGATTCAATACAGGGTTAATGTATTGACGTTCGTCGCATTCTGGAACTTTTTCAAAGATGTTGGAGAAGGTGTGCAGTTTGATACCTTTGGGTTGCAAGATATCTCTGGCTACACAAGCAATTGACGAAGAATCTAAGCCACCACTCAAATGACAGCTGACAGGAAATGCACTGCGTAAACGACAACGAACTGCTTCGGTAAATATCTCACGGAAAGCGGCGGCATATTCGGCATCGGAGTTAAGTTTTAACTCTTCACCGATTTCTAAAGACCAGTAGGAGCGAGTTTTTAATTTACCTGTGGCATTCACTGTCATTGTGTGAGCCGGAGGTAATCGATATATATGTTTGTAGGAGGTAATCGATTTATCTTCTATAAATGGATGCAGGTGATTGGCGATCGCAATTTCATTCACTTTTTTCGGCACTTCTGGTAAACACAACAGCGCCTTCATTTCTGAAGCAAAGTAAAATTTCTTGCCTGGTTGATAGCAGTAATATAAGGGTTTGATACCAAAATGATCTCTCGCACAGAATAATTTCTGTTGATTTTGATCCCAAATCACAAATGCAAAGTCACCTAGCAATTTGGTTGGGCATTGTTCACCCCATTTTTCGTAAGCTGCTAGTACTAACTTGCTGTCTGTGATTTTTTCAGGTGGGCAGTGGTTAATTGATAATGCAGAGATTAGTTCATCACGGTTATCTATGCGTAAATCGGCTGTAATGACTAACTTAGTGGTTTGATCAACAAAAGGTAATTTTTCTAGCAGTGATTCTGGTGTTGTCCACAGCATCCGATGTCCTAAGCCAACTGCATCAGAACACCAGATATCTGCACCATCTGGCCCCCGATGAGCGATCGCATCTACCATCAAGACCAGCTTTTTCTGTTCAATTGCCTGATTATCTAGATTGTAAATGCCAACTATACCGCTCATGATTTATATCCTTGCCAAAGACGGTAATGGAGTAAAGCGCGAGAGATCAGGTAGGTAGCCAATGACAACATACCCTTGAGTTTCAATCCAAGCATGAGCTTCTAATTTGCCAGCTTCACTTTTAACAACTCCAATTCGCAATTCTGGTGTGTAACCATAACGAGTCATTAATACTTGGCAAGTTAAAGCCCGCGCTAGGCACTTGGCTCCCCCTGGTGTGTAGCGTGTGCTAACATTTACTGCCCAAACAATTTTGTGCAGAGAAATTGGTTCTAACTGGGAATTTGGTTTACTGATTTTGTTGATCAGTTTTCTTAAAGTATTAAACGATAGTAACCACATTCCTAGCCGAACTAACCCCAGCAAAACGAACGTCTTCAATAAAAATTGGCGATCGCTGTTGCTTAGTTGCAATAATTTAAGCAGACGCTTCATTGTTTATTTCTATCAATCCTTTAGCTGCTAAATCTTCTAGTAAAGCGGATATATCACGTTTGCATACCTCTGCATCTACTTGATATTCCGCTAGGATGGCATCTTCAATTTCTTGGACAGTCTTTGGTGATTGGATGAAGTTCCATATACTGGCTCCTACTTGATTCAATCCATAGTAAGCACCAGATTTAATATCAAGGATTACCACCTCTCCTTGCAAGTCTGAACAGATTTGCTCTCTAGAGGCTACTACACTTAAACTTTCTGATGAACTTAGTTTTGTTGGCATTTTTATAGTATAATCACTGATTTTT encodes the following:
- a CDS encoding lasso peptide, with protein sequence MKKVYEAPQVKNYGNVQDITNAFGSDGAKDTFQIGNNPTQFPAEILGLSGSAGNGILIPVGRDRGR
- a CDS encoding serine kinase → MHVYTAYNLGIHSELPLPELIPSDKPADVVIRFGKLNDPQQKRSDGGNYLFARIDEFGMVLVKDGKEIVLDPNPGVDEALIRTFLLGVIICVLLRQRGLLVLHASSVVINGSAVAFMADSGFGKSTLAECFHAYGYSILTDDVLAIQVGKQQPLVIPGFPQIKLWPDAAASFGHVPDSLPLLNSQTIKRVHRLQDGFFQKSVPLKKIYVLAGGTHPEIVPLEPKQSFGELVRHSREMQALTAPEFLKAHFQQCMSVVQQVPIYSLQRQRSLAALPELVKLVENDLTERNLSPVTIKV
- a CDS encoding lasso peptide — encoded protein: MKKAYAAPQLTNYGSVQSVTNAFGRAGGRDTFLIGSNPTPVPGSTIGLSGSQNGVLIPNR
- a CDS encoding lasso peptide biosynthesis PqqD family chaperone encodes the protein MPTKLSSSESLSVVASREQICSDLQGEVVILDIKSGAYYGLNQVGASIWNFIQSPKTVQEIEDAILAEYQVDAEVCKRDISALLEDLAAKGLIEINNEASA
- a CDS encoding lasso peptide isopeptide bond-forming cyclase — its product is MSGIVGIYNLDNQAIEQKKLVLMVDAIAHRGPDGADIWCSDAVGLGHRMLWTTPESLLEKLPFVDQTTKLVITADLRIDNRDELISALSINHCPPEKITDSKLVLAAYEKWGEQCPTKLLGDFAFVIWDQNQQKLFCARDHFGIKPLYYCYQPGKKFYFASEMKALLCLPEVPKKVNEIAIANHLHPFIEDKSITSYKHIYRLPPAHTMTVNATGKLKTRSYWSLEIGEELKLNSDAEYAAAFREIFTEAVRCRLRSAFPVSCHLSGGLDSSSIACVARDILQPKGIKLHTFSNIFEKVPECDERQYINPVLNQGGFVPHYVHADQSGPLSEWQKYYQYMEEPFIGPSHFLVWGLNRATQQAGIRISLDGFDGDTTVSHGVTYFAELARQGKWQQFIQEAKAISQHFNTSLAALFYQYAITYLQELVKQRKYLTFGKTAWQIGQHFRVSRRRLFVRYGIKPLVPEYILKIWRSLRGYKQNQPQVTSLINPQFAQQIGINPLTSSPEQDQNPAITVREEQWRTLNSALFTTVLELGDLCAAAFSLESRHPFMDKRLIEFCLSLPPEQKLHQGWSRFIMRRALDGILPQEVQWRGGKTDMTPNFQRGLLHFDRQLLDEVMTSDVSNIQEFVDLKSLHRFYNNLISTSEDINDDSTLPVWKALTLSLWLNHTQKTISRTRGSAVSACSYLD
- a CDS encoding lasso peptide biosynthesis B2 protein gives rise to the protein MKRLLKLLQLSNSDRQFLLKTFVLLGLVRLGMWLLSFNTLRKLINKISKPNSQLEPISLHKIVWAVNVSTRYTPGGAKCLARALTCQVLMTRYGYTPELRIGVVKSEAGKLEAHAWIETQGYVVIGYLPDLSRFTPLPSLARI
- a CDS encoding lasso peptide, yielding MKKTYEAPKLTNYGSVENITHAFGRPGPKDTFQIGNDPTQIPGEVLGLDGSQNGVLIPQP